The proteins below are encoded in one region of Micromonospora pisi:
- a CDS encoding cell division protein FtsQ/DivIB produces the protein MVRAGSDAVPPSARRFMRRARQRQLRAVLPWAIAGGVLALAGLVSWVVYGTSLLGVGEVRVTGTDLVSPEQVREAAAVPDGQPLARVDLAAVGDRVGALAPVERATVSRHWPGALLIEVVERTPAAVVPQGRQFAVVDRAGVVFRTVAQRPAGLPLVQVPGPGRDDPATRAALQVLGALTPQLREGLVEVAVEGPARILVRLADDRTVVWGDATESDKKASVATALLGQRTDTIDVSSPDVVTIR, from the coding sequence CTGGTCCGGGCCGGCAGCGACGCGGTGCCGCCGTCGGCCCGGCGGTTCATGCGTCGGGCCCGCCAGCGGCAGCTGCGCGCGGTGCTGCCGTGGGCGATCGCCGGCGGTGTGCTGGCCCTCGCCGGCCTGGTCAGCTGGGTCGTCTACGGCACCTCGCTGCTCGGGGTCGGCGAGGTACGGGTGACCGGAACCGACCTGGTCAGCCCGGAGCAGGTACGGGAGGCGGCCGCGGTGCCGGACGGGCAGCCGTTGGCCCGGGTGGACCTGGCCGCCGTCGGTGACCGGGTCGGTGCGCTGGCCCCGGTGGAGCGGGCGACGGTCTCCCGACACTGGCCGGGCGCGTTGCTGATCGAGGTGGTCGAGCGGACCCCGGCGGCGGTGGTGCCGCAGGGCCGGCAGTTCGCCGTGGTGGACCGGGCCGGGGTGGTGTTCCGGACGGTCGCCCAGCGGCCGGCCGGGCTGCCGCTGGTTCAGGTCCCCGGACCAGGGCGGGACGACCCGGCGACCCGGGCCGCCCTGCAGGTGCTCGGCGCGTTGACCCCGCAGTTGCGTGAGGGGCTCGTCGAGGTGGCGGTCGAGGGGCCGGCGCGGATCCTGGTGCGGCTCGCGGACGACCGGACCGTGGTCTGGGGTGACGCGACCGAGAGCGACAAGAAGGCCAGTGTGGCGACCGCCCTGCTCGGCCAGCGCACCGACACCATCGATGTGAGTTCCCCGGACGTGGTCACGATCCGCTGA
- a CDS encoding YggT family protein produces the protein MSSILFQVLYLILYVFLLVLLARFVLGAVLQYGRRWQPGRGASAGLETVWSVTDPPLKALRRVIPPLRIGTVSIDLASLVLLVILFVLMEFVLRPLIIR, from the coding sequence GTGTCTTCGATCCTGTTCCAAGTCCTGTACCTGATCCTCTACGTCTTTTTGCTGGTTCTTTTAGCCCGTTTTGTCCTTGGCGCCGTGCTTCAGTACGGTCGCCGCTGGCAGCCGGGTCGCGGAGCGTCGGCAGGACTCGAAACGGTGTGGAGCGTCACTGATCCGCCCCTCAAGGCGTTGAGGCGTGTGATCCCACCGTTGCGAATTGGTACCGTGAGCATCGACCTGGCCTCCCTTGTGCTCCTGGTTATCCTGTTCGTGCTGATGGAGTTCGTGTTAAGGCCGTTGATCATCAGGTGA
- the murC gene encoding UDP-N-acetylmuramate--L-alanine ligase has product MNTAQSTPTGTVAAEDLGTVHLIGIGGVGMSGVARLLLTRGIPVSGSELREWPSLAGLRALGGTIHMSHDVANLDGVDTVVYSTAIPQDHLEMVEARRRGVRVMHRSEALAAAMIGRRAIAVAGTHGKTTTTSMLTLILQQAGEDPSFVIGGEISEAGSNGHHGSGQYFVVEADESDRSFLLYRPYVSIITNIDEDHLNTYGDYAGLEAGFGEFARLTDPDGFVVTCADDPGTRRLAEALRAEGRDVYTYGLADDADLRLSEVASSAAGARYLATLDGESLGEIQLPVPGRHLALNSAAAVLTALRLGLPASAAVTALGVFPGVRRRFERKGVVDGVLVYDEYAYHPTSMTASLQTLREVAGEGRLIVVFQPYRVYRTRDLQDQLAAALGIADEVVMLEVFGPGEVRQPGEGAASLIAAVPLPAERKIFLESWADVPAEVVRRATRGDVVVTMGAPPISLMGDELLAALADASDTADAGRSPVTAPGPAAAGA; this is encoded by the coding sequence ATGAACACCGCGCAGTCCACTCCGACCGGTACGGTCGCCGCCGAGGACCTCGGCACCGTACATCTGATCGGAATCGGTGGGGTCGGCATGAGCGGGGTGGCCCGCCTGCTGCTCACCCGGGGCATCCCGGTCTCCGGCAGCGAACTGCGGGAGTGGCCCTCGTTGGCCGGCCTGCGTGCCCTCGGCGGCACCATCCACATGAGCCACGACGTGGCCAACCTCGACGGTGTGGACACCGTGGTCTACTCCACCGCGATCCCGCAGGACCACCTGGAGATGGTCGAGGCGCGTCGGCGTGGGGTGCGGGTGATGCACCGCTCCGAGGCGCTGGCCGCGGCGATGATCGGCCGACGGGCCATCGCGGTCGCCGGCACCCACGGCAAGACCACCACCACCTCGATGCTGACGCTGATCCTGCAGCAGGCCGGCGAGGACCCGTCCTTCGTGATCGGCGGGGAGATCTCCGAGGCCGGCTCGAACGGCCACCACGGCAGCGGCCAGTACTTCGTCGTGGAGGCCGACGAGAGCGACCGCTCGTTCCTGCTCTACCGGCCGTACGTCTCGATCATCACCAACATCGACGAGGACCACCTGAACACGTACGGCGACTACGCGGGGCTGGAGGCCGGCTTCGGCGAGTTCGCCCGGCTGACCGACCCGGACGGTTTCGTGGTCACCTGCGCCGACGACCCGGGCACCCGCCGGTTGGCCGAGGCACTGCGCGCCGAGGGGCGCGACGTCTACACGTACGGGCTGGCCGACGACGCCGACCTGCGGCTGAGCGAGGTGGCCTCGTCGGCCGCCGGAGCCCGTTACCTGGCCACGTTGGACGGCGAGTCGCTGGGCGAGATCCAGCTTCCGGTACCCGGCCGGCACCTGGCCCTGAACAGCGCCGCGGCCGTGTTGACCGCGCTGCGGTTGGGGCTGCCGGCGTCGGCGGCGGTCACCGCGCTCGGCGTGTTCCCCGGCGTACGCCGGCGGTTCGAGCGTAAGGGCGTGGTCGACGGCGTCCTGGTCTACGACGAGTACGCCTACCACCCGACCTCGATGACCGCGTCCCTTCAGACGCTGCGCGAGGTCGCCGGGGAGGGGCGGCTGATCGTGGTCTTCCAGCCTTACCGGGTCTACCGGACGCGGGACCTGCAGGACCAGCTCGCCGCCGCGCTCGGCATCGCCGACGAGGTGGTGATGCTGGAGGTCTTCGGCCCGGGTGAGGTACGCCAGCCGGGGGAGGGGGCGGCGTCGCTGATCGCGGCGGTGCCGTTGCCGGCGGAGCGCAAGATCTTCCTTGAGTCCTGGGCGGACGTGCCGGCTGAGGTGGTCCGGCGGGCCACCCGGGGCGACGTGGTGGTGACCATGGGCGCGCCGCCGATCTCGTTGATGGGCGACGAGTTGCTCGCCGCTCTCGCCGACGCCTCGGATACGGCCGATGCCGGGCGCAGCCCGGTCACCGCGCCCGGTCCGGCCGCCGCCGGCGCGTGA
- the sepF gene encoding cell division protein SepF, with protein sequence MGALRKAGVWLGLVEEDDERAYDDGYEKAGYRGDSRYRQSRYAEEFADEDDEPDEPAVPRARSTDRGRLSERSGTRTADLDRSDGDRPERTERPERGERASVRSITRPSSPEPSSALSYHTRDNLALAPQVQLRERSAPDEDQRYQITTLHPTTYREARTIGEHFRDGVPVIINLTEMDEADARRLVDFAAGLAFGLRGTIERVTNRVFLLSPANVQVTAEDKAKIAEGGFFSLS encoded by the coding sequence ATGGGTGCACTGCGCAAGGCGGGGGTCTGGCTCGGGCTGGTCGAAGAGGACGACGAGCGGGCCTACGACGACGGCTACGAGAAGGCCGGTTACCGCGGCGACTCGCGCTACCGGCAGAGCCGGTACGCCGAGGAGTTCGCCGACGAGGACGACGAGCCGGACGAGCCGGCGGTGCCACGCGCCCGGTCCACCGACCGTGGCCGGTTGAGTGAGCGGAGCGGCACCCGTACCGCTGATCTGGATCGGTCTGACGGTGACCGTCCGGAGCGGACCGAACGTCCCGAGCGGGGCGAGCGTGCCAGCGTACGGTCGATCACCCGGCCGAGTTCGCCGGAGCCGTCCTCGGCGTTGAGCTACCACACCCGCGACAACCTGGCGCTCGCGCCGCAGGTGCAGTTGCGTGAGCGGTCGGCGCCCGACGAGGACCAGCGGTATCAGATCACCACTCTGCATCCGACCACATACCGTGAGGCACGGACCATCGGCGAACACTTCCGCGATGGGGTACCTGTGATCATCAACCTCACCGAGATGGATGAGGCCGATGCCCGCCGATTGGTCGATTTCGCCGCCGGGTTGGCCTTCGGGCTGCGCGGTACGATCGAGCGCGTGACCAACCGGGTGTTCCTACTCTCACCGGCTAACGTCCAGGTCACCGCGGAGGACAAGGCCAAGATCGCTGAGGGTGGGTTTTTCAGCCTGAGTTAG
- the ftsZ gene encoding cell division protein FtsZ codes for MTPPHNYLAVIKVVGIGGGGVNAVNRMIEVGLKGVEFIAINTDAQALLMSDADVKLDVGRELTRGLGAGANPDVGKNAAEDHRDEIEEVLKGADMVFVTCGEGGGTGTGGAPVVANIARKLGALTIGVVTRPFSFEGKRRQVQAEAGIEELRNQCDTLIVIPNDRLLALGDRGISMMDAFRQADQVLLSGVQGITDLITTPGLINLDFADVKSVMSGAGSALMGIGSARGDNRAVEAAEAAISSPLLEQSMDGARGVLLSIAGGSDLGLFEINDAAQLVTDAAHPDANIIFGAVIDDALGDEVRVTVIAAGFDGGTPSYKAAEAPRKSVPPQPQPAATHGSGSATPSTPPAPTQSPRRVLFDDVDVPDFLKNGS; via the coding sequence ATGACACCTCCGCACAACTACCTGGCGGTCATCAAGGTCGTCGGCATCGGTGGCGGCGGCGTCAACGCCGTCAACCGGATGATCGAGGTTGGACTCAAGGGCGTCGAGTTCATCGCGATCAACACCGACGCCCAGGCTCTGCTGATGAGCGACGCCGACGTCAAGCTCGACGTCGGCCGCGAGCTGACCCGGGGCCTCGGGGCGGGCGCGAACCCCGATGTCGGCAAGAACGCCGCCGAGGACCACCGCGACGAGATCGAAGAGGTGCTCAAGGGCGCCGACATGGTCTTCGTCACCTGCGGCGAGGGCGGCGGTACGGGCACCGGTGGCGCGCCCGTGGTGGCGAACATCGCCCGCAAGCTCGGCGCCCTGACCATCGGTGTGGTCACCCGCCCGTTCTCGTTCGAGGGCAAGCGGCGGCAGGTGCAGGCCGAGGCGGGAATAGAAGAACTGCGCAACCAGTGCGACACCCTGATCGTGATCCCGAACGACCGGCTGCTCGCCCTGGGTGACCGGGGTATCAGCATGATGGACGCGTTCCGTCAGGCGGACCAGGTGCTGCTCTCCGGTGTGCAGGGCATCACCGACCTGATCACCACGCCGGGTCTGATCAACCTGGACTTCGCCGACGTGAAGAGCGTGATGAGCGGGGCCGGCAGCGCGCTCATGGGTATCGGCAGCGCCCGGGGCGACAACCGGGCGGTGGAGGCCGCCGAGGCGGCCATCTCCAGCCCGCTGCTGGAGCAGAGCATGGACGGTGCGCGCGGTGTCCTGCTCTCCATCGCCGGTGGGTCCGACCTCGGCCTCTTCGAGATCAACGACGCCGCCCAGCTGGTCACCGACGCGGCCCACCCGGACGCCAACATCATCTTCGGTGCGGTCATCGACGACGCCCTCGGCGACGAGGTCCGGGTGACCGTGATCGCGGCCGGTTTCGACGGCGGTACGCCGTCGTACAAGGCGGCCGAGGCGCCGCGCAAGTCGGTCCCGCCCCAGCCGCAGCCCGCGGCCACGCACGGGTCGGGCTCGGCCACGCCGAGTACGCCGCCCGCGCCCACCCAGTCGCCCCGCCGGGTCCTCTTCGACGACGTGGACGTGCCGGACTTCCTCAAGAACGGTTCCTGA
- a CDS encoding YggS family pyridoxal phosphate-dependent enzyme: MSAPASAAQRDRRAQLQDALARTRDRIAHAAEASGRPRDAVTLIAVTKTYPASDALLLAGLGVRELGENRDQEAAPKAAEVAAAGADVRWHFVGQLQRNKARSVVEYADLVHSVDSVRLAGALAGAAARHRDRPLEVLVQVSIDGDAERGGALAGSADDDRGLERVADEIAGRDALRLAGLMAVAPLGWEPERAFARLAELAAGLRADHPGAGLLSAGMSGDLEAAIAYGATHVRVGSALLGMRSTLR, encoded by the coding sequence ATGAGTGCACCAGCCAGCGCGGCGCAGCGTGACCGCCGCGCGCAACTCCAGGACGCTCTGGCCCGTACCCGGGACCGCATCGCGCACGCCGCCGAGGCGTCCGGTCGGCCCCGGGACGCGGTCACCCTGATCGCGGTGACCAAGACGTACCCGGCCAGTGACGCTCTGTTGCTGGCCGGGCTCGGTGTGCGGGAGCTGGGCGAGAACCGGGACCAGGAGGCGGCACCGAAGGCGGCCGAGGTGGCCGCCGCCGGGGCGGACGTCCGCTGGCACTTCGTCGGTCAGCTCCAGCGCAACAAGGCTCGTTCGGTGGTCGAGTACGCCGACCTGGTGCACTCGGTGGACAGCGTACGTCTGGCGGGGGCGCTGGCCGGCGCGGCGGCGCGCCACCGGGACCGGCCGCTCGAGGTGTTGGTGCAGGTCAGCATCGACGGCGACGCCGAGCGGGGCGGGGCACTGGCGGGCAGCGCCGACGACGACCGGGGGCTGGAGCGGGTGGCCGACGAGATCGCCGGCCGGGACGCGTTGCGGCTGGCCGGGCTGATGGCGGTGGCGCCGCTGGGCTGGGAACCGGAACGGGCCTTCGCGCGCCTGGCCGAGCTGGCCGCCGGGCTGCGGGCCGACCATCCGGGGGCCGGACTGCTCTCCGCCGGTATGAGTGGTGACCTGGAGGCGGCGATCGCTTACGGCGCGACACATGTGCGCGTCGGTAGCGCGTTGCTCGGAATGCGTTCCACGCTGCGGTAG
- a CDS encoding DivIVA domain-containing protein, with the protein MPLTPADVHNVAFKKPPIGKRGYDEEEVDAFLDEVERELARLIEENNELRAQVERGGRGGAPAGPGADPRLAAELNDVKAQLDRVQRDKAAAEQAARAMQAELEQVRSQGGPVAGGDGEQQALRVLMMAQRTADDHVSDARREADKLLSDARSKAEEVTREARAKADALERDARQRHQEAMGGLDAKRTALQKHIEELKQFEREYRTRLKAYLESQLRDLDGRGQGLEAEMTRTDGNRSGGGSASLAAAGLANSYGGSRSGALEAGR; encoded by the coding sequence ATGCCGCTGACCCCGGCTGACGTACACAACGTCGCCTTCAAGAAGCCGCCGATCGGCAAGCGGGGGTACGACGAGGAGGAGGTCGACGCCTTCTTGGACGAGGTCGAGCGAGAGCTCGCCCGTCTGATCGAGGAGAACAATGAGCTTCGCGCCCAGGTGGAGCGCGGCGGACGTGGCGGCGCTCCAGCCGGCCCGGGCGCCGACCCGCGACTGGCCGCAGAGCTGAACGATGTCAAGGCCCAGCTCGACCGGGTGCAGCGCGACAAGGCGGCGGCCGAGCAGGCCGCCCGGGCGATGCAGGCCGAGCTGGAGCAGGTGCGTTCCCAGGGCGGTCCGGTCGCGGGCGGCGATGGCGAGCAGCAGGCACTGCGGGTGCTGATGATGGCGCAGCGTACGGCCGACGACCACGTGTCGGACGCCCGTCGCGAGGCCGACAAGCTGCTCTCCGACGCGCGGTCCAAGGCCGAGGAGGTCACCCGCGAGGCGCGGGCCAAGGCCGACGCCCTCGAGCGGGACGCGCGGCAGCGGCACCAGGAGGCCATGGGCGGCCTGGACGCCAAGCGCACGGCGCTGCAGAAGCACATCGAGGAACTCAAGCAGTTCGAGCGTGAGTACCGCACCCGGCTCAAGGCTTACCTGGAGAGCCAGCTGCGGGACCTCGACGGGCGTGGACAGGGTCTCGAAGCGGAGATGACCCGGACCGACGGCAATCGGTCTGGTGGCGGATCCGCGAGCCTCGCTGCGGCAGGGCTGGCCAACTCCTACGGTGGCAGCCGGTCCGGCGCGCTTGAAGCCGGGCGCTGA
- a CDS encoding FtsW/RodA/SpoVE family cell cycle protein produces the protein MAALRGLLDRPLASYYVLLSSAGLLLVIGLTMVFSATSVTEYANGGNAFGALTKQALFAVIGLVAFWACQRLPARTFRALGRPVLGLAVVLLLVLNGLLVLFPVGDPDLKMGELGPLMASLNWLHLGPVQVQPSELAKFGLVLWGADLVVRKGAELGYWRELALPLFPVVGLLFVLVGFNDLGTMLCLLALLVGLLWAAGVRMRVFATLSLLGLAGIGLLVAAASSGGGSGSSNQPNYRLLRLTTFLNPPPDCAENACYQLREARLAIDHGGWFGVGLGRGIAKWDWLPQAHNDFIFAVIAEELGVVGCAVVLALFAVLTYSGLRIARRVDDPFRRLAAAAATTWLVGQAIINVGGVTGLLPITGLPLPFISDGGSALVVTLAAIGMLASFARAEPDAARALNARPPARWVRLVWAPLPPLPTGRRGRSSPAPAAGDGPSRSGKRRDGQARSETGRAAGSRAARERAGPANERRR, from the coding sequence CTGGCCGCCCTCCGTGGCCTGCTCGACCGGCCACTGGCCTCCTACTACGTGCTCCTGTCCAGCGCCGGTCTGCTGCTGGTGATCGGGCTGACCATGGTCTTCTCGGCGACCAGCGTCACCGAGTACGCCAACGGCGGCAACGCCTTCGGCGCACTCACCAAGCAGGCGCTCTTCGCGGTGATCGGACTGGTCGCGTTCTGGGCCTGCCAGCGGCTGCCGGCCCGCACCTTCCGCGCCCTGGGGCGACCCGTGCTCGGCCTGGCCGTGGTCCTGCTGCTGGTGCTCAACGGGCTGCTGGTGCTGTTTCCCGTCGGGGACCCCGACCTCAAGATGGGCGAGCTCGGCCCGCTGATGGCCAGCCTGAACTGGCTGCACCTGGGACCGGTCCAGGTCCAGCCCTCCGAACTGGCGAAGTTCGGTCTGGTGCTCTGGGGAGCCGACCTGGTGGTACGCAAGGGCGCCGAACTCGGTTACTGGCGGGAACTGGCGCTGCCGCTCTTCCCGGTCGTCGGACTCCTCTTCGTACTGGTCGGCTTCAACGACCTCGGCACCATGCTCTGCCTGCTCGCCCTGCTGGTCGGCCTGCTCTGGGCGGCCGGCGTACGGATGCGTGTCTTCGCCACCCTCTCCCTGCTCGGACTCGCCGGGATCGGGCTGCTCGTCGCCGCCGCCTCCTCCGGTGGCGGCTCCGGCTCCTCGAACCAACCGAACTACCGTCTGCTGCGGCTCACCACGTTCCTCAACCCGCCCCCCGACTGCGCCGAGAACGCCTGCTACCAGCTGCGCGAGGCCCGGCTCGCGATCGACCACGGCGGCTGGTTCGGGGTGGGGCTCGGCCGGGGGATCGCCAAGTGGGACTGGCTGCCGCAGGCGCACAACGACTTCATCTTCGCGGTCATCGCCGAGGAACTGGGCGTGGTCGGCTGCGCCGTGGTGCTCGCCCTCTTCGCCGTGCTGACCTACAGCGGGCTGCGGATCGCCCGCCGGGTGGACGACCCGTTCCGGCGGCTCGCCGCCGCCGCGGCGACCACCTGGCTGGTCGGTCAGGCGATCATCAACGTCGGCGGGGTGACCGGCCTGCTGCCGATCACCGGTCTGCCGCTGCCGTTCATTTCCGACGGCGGCAGCGCCCTGGTCGTCACCCTCGCCGCGATCGGCATGCTCGCCTCCTTCGCCCGCGCCGAACCGGACGCCGCCCGAGCGTTGAACGCCCGCCCGCCGGCCCGTTGGGTACGACTAGTCTGGGCCCCGTTGCCGCCGCTTCCAACGGGCCGGCGCGGACGGTCGAGTCCCGCCCCGGCCGCCGGTGATGGCCCGTCCCGATCGGGTAAGCGGCGCGACGGGCAGGCCCGGTCGGAAACCGGCCGGGCGGCGGGTAGTCGGGCGGCGCGCGAGCGTGCCGGCCCGGCGAACGAGAGGAGACGCTGA
- a CDS encoding potassium/proton antiporter, producing the protein MTHGLDVALLVGAAVLLIAVGAVRLSTRLGVPSLLVYLAIGVAIGESGLGIRFDDAELTRVLGFCALIVIIAEGGLTARWSTLRPVLGLSLMLSTVGVVVSIAVVGVAVHLLLGLDWRLALLYGAVLSSTDAAAVFATLRRLRLPPRLVATVEAESGMNDAPVVLLVILLATPALGAHPWWQEALLVVYELVAGAAVGFLVGLGGRWTLRRAALPSSGLYPIAAVGLTVLAYGAGTVLHASGFIAVYVSGVVLGNARLPHRAAILGFADGLAWLAQIGLFVLLGLLASPGRLDNALLPAVVAGLALVFLARPLSVAVAAAPFGSRLREQVFLSWAGLRGAVPIVLATIPLSERMPGADRLFDAVFVLVVIFTVVQTSTLAPVARWLGVVAPAEAAELRVETAPLERMGADLLQLEVPSGSRLVGVHIDELRLPVGAAVTLVLRDGTGFVPAPDTRLKVGDSLLVVATERVRDAAESRLRAVSRRGRLARWFGESGDDREG; encoded by the coding sequence ATGACACACGGACTCGATGTCGCCCTCCTGGTCGGAGCGGCGGTACTGCTGATCGCCGTCGGCGCCGTCCGGCTCTCCACCCGGCTCGGTGTGCCCAGTCTCCTGGTCTACCTGGCCATCGGGGTGGCGATCGGCGAGTCGGGCCTCGGCATCCGTTTCGACGACGCCGAACTGACCCGGGTGCTCGGCTTCTGCGCGCTGATCGTGATCATCGCCGAGGGTGGGCTGACCGCCCGCTGGAGTACGTTGCGCCCGGTCCTCGGGCTCTCCCTGATGCTCTCCACCGTCGGTGTGGTGGTCAGCATCGCGGTGGTGGGAGTGGCGGTCCACCTCCTGCTCGGGTTGGACTGGCGGCTCGCCCTGCTGTACGGCGCGGTGCTGTCGTCGACCGACGCGGCGGCGGTCTTCGCCACCCTGCGCCGGCTGCGGCTGCCACCCCGACTGGTGGCCACCGTCGAGGCCGAGTCGGGAATGAACGACGCCCCGGTGGTGCTGCTGGTCATCCTGTTGGCCACCCCGGCACTCGGCGCGCACCCGTGGTGGCAGGAAGCGCTCCTGGTCGTCTACGAGCTGGTGGCCGGGGCGGCGGTCGGCTTCCTGGTCGGCCTCGGCGGGCGGTGGACCCTGCGTCGGGCCGCGCTGCCCTCGTCCGGGCTCTACCCGATCGCCGCGGTCGGGCTGACCGTGCTGGCCTACGGCGCCGGTACCGTGCTGCACGCCTCCGGGTTCATCGCCGTGTACGTCTCCGGGGTGGTGCTCGGCAACGCCCGGCTGCCCCACCGCGCGGCCATCCTGGGGTTCGCCGACGGGCTGGCCTGGCTGGCCCAGATCGGCCTCTTCGTCCTGCTCGGGCTCCTGGCGTCGCCCGGGCGCCTGGACAACGCCCTGCTGCCGGCGGTGGTCGCCGGGCTGGCCCTGGTCTTCCTGGCCCGTCCGCTGTCGGTGGCGGTCGCCGCCGCGCCGTTCGGCAGCCGGCTGCGGGAGCAGGTCTTCCTCTCCTGGGCGGGGCTGCGGGGGGCCGTGCCGATCGTGCTGGCCACCATCCCGCTCTCCGAGCGGATGCCCGGGGCCGACCGGCTCTTCGACGCGGTGTTCGTGCTGGTCGTCATCTTCACGGTGGTGCAGACCTCGACGCTCGCCCCGGTGGCCCGTTGGCTGGGGGTGGTCGCCCCGGCGGAGGCGGCGGAGCTGCGGGTGGAGACGGCGCCGCTGGAGCGGATGGGCGCGGACCTGCTCCAGTTGGAAGTACCGTCGGGTTCCCGACTCGTGGGGGTGCACATCGACGAGCTTCGGCTGCCGGTCGGCGCGGCGGTGACCCTGGTGCTCCGCGACGGCACCGGCTTCGTACCCGCTCCGGACACCCGCCTGAAGGTGGGCGACAGCCTGCTGGTGGTCGCCACCGAGCGGGTTCGGGACGCGGCCGAGAGCCGGCTGCGGGCGGTCAGCCGGCGCGGGCGGCTGGCCCGGTGGTTCGGGGAAAGCGGGGACGATCGCGAGGGATGA
- the murG gene encoding undecaprenyldiphospho-muramoylpentapeptide beta-N-acetylglucosaminyltransferase: MGPLRSVVLAGGGTGGHIYPLLAFADCLRRHDPGVRITCVGSFRGLENELIPPHGYELRQIPAYQLPRSVNVNLMRTPDRMWKAARAAGKVLDEVIADVVVGFGGYVSVPAYLAAWRRETPIVIHEVNVPPGVANRLGMKFTKHVAVGFPHQPVQAESLRDARVVGVPLRRGITGLNRMAQRNAARAHFGLRPDLPTLFVSGGSGGARSINLAVAGAAKELARAGVQVLHVIGARNEPVSIPTDLPVPYVTVPYLSQMELGYAAADLMLCRGGAMTVAEVSAVGLPAIYVPYPYSNQEQKRNALPVVEAGGGLLVDDAELTPGWVEQNVLPLARDSRRLAAMSNAVGTYGRRDGDEALLDFVYEAVGR; this comes from the coding sequence ATGGGTCCGCTGCGGTCGGTAGTGCTTGCCGGAGGTGGCACCGGGGGGCATATCTACCCGCTGCTGGCCTTCGCGGACTGCTTGCGCCGTCACGACCCCGGTGTCCGGATCACCTGTGTGGGTAGCTTCCGGGGGCTGGAGAACGAACTGATCCCCCCGCACGGGTACGAGCTGCGGCAGATTCCCGCCTACCAGCTTCCCCGGTCGGTCAACGTCAACCTGATGCGTACGCCGGACCGGATGTGGAAGGCCGCGCGCGCCGCCGGCAAGGTGCTCGACGAGGTCATCGCGGACGTGGTCGTCGGTTTCGGTGGGTACGTCTCGGTGCCGGCGTACCTGGCCGCGTGGCGGCGCGAGACGCCGATCGTGATCCACGAGGTGAACGTGCCGCCGGGGGTGGCCAACCGGCTCGGGATGAAGTTCACCAAGCACGTCGCGGTCGGGTTCCCGCACCAGCCGGTCCAGGCCGAGTCGCTGCGCGACGCCCGGGTGGTCGGCGTACCGCTGCGCCGTGGCATCACCGGGCTGAACCGGATGGCCCAGCGCAACGCCGCCCGCGCCCACTTCGGGCTCCGGCCCGACCTGCCGACCCTCTTCGTCTCCGGTGGCTCCGGCGGCGCCCGGTCGATCAACCTCGCGGTCGCCGGGGCGGCCAAGGAGCTGGCCCGCGCCGGGGTGCAGGTGCTGCACGTGATCGGTGCCCGCAACGAACCCGTGTCGATCCCCACCGACCTGCCGGTGCCGTACGTGACCGTGCCCTACCTGTCGCAGATGGAACTCGGCTACGCCGCCGCCGACCTGATGCTCTGCCGGGGCGGCGCGATGACGGTCGCCGAGGTCTCCGCGGTCGGGCTGCCGGCGATCTACGTGCCGTACCCGTACAGCAACCAGGAACAGAAGCGCAACGCGTTGCCGGTGGTCGAGGCCGGTGGCGGCCTGCTCGTCGACGACGCGGAACTGACCCCGGGCTGGGTCGAGCAGAACGTGCTGCCGTTGGCGCGCGACTCGCGCCGGCTGGCCGCGATGAGCAACGCGGTCGGCACCTATGGCCGGCGGGACGGCGACGAGGCGTTGCTGGACTTCGTTTACGAGGCGGTGGGCCGGTGA
- a CDS encoding DUF167 domain-containing protein, which yields MSRRVVPAGGAASASPDVVTVAVRVKPGSARVRVGGCFAGPYGSALVIAVNPPAADGRATEAARLALARALEVRPGAVTLRTGAASRDKLFLVTGVAGELDARLRRLRDGIPG from the coding sequence TTGAGCCGCCGCGTCGTGCCGGCCGGTGGGGCCGCGTCCGCCAGCCCCGACGTGGTGACCGTCGCGGTCCGGGTCAAGCCCGGGTCCGCCCGGGTCCGGGTCGGTGGCTGCTTCGCGGGCCCGTACGGCTCGGCGTTGGTGATCGCGGTCAACCCGCCGGCGGCCGACGGCCGGGCGACCGAGGCCGCCCGACTGGCGCTGGCCCGGGCGCTGGAGGTGCGCCCCGGTGCGGTGACCCTGCGGACCGGTGCCGCCAGCCGGGACAAGCTCTTCCTGGTCACCGGTGTGGCCGGGGAGCTGGACGCCCGGTTGCGTCGGTTGCGCGACGGGATTCCCGGGTGA